GTCTATTTGCCCAAACATGCTCcttctttcatttatttttacttaaaatttatacaaaacaaaacGGATACTGAAAATCTTGCTTACAATGTTAAAAAGACATATTTATCTTTGTCATATTAAACTTTACAACTTTTGTAGATCAGTTCATTGTCATAGTTAATTCATAGTAACAAAATCTTCAACTATGGTACCCAATGTTTTGCATGCCTCTTTAAGTATTTACCCCCTTCAACCCCAGAAGGTGGTAAGCATTCAACTGGACTAATCTACTAGTTAGACCCACTTCTTGCTGCAGATCCAGCTGTCTGGGGTTTCTGCCAGCTTTCCACCCATTCGTCCTGCAGATCTGCTCCACCTTGTTCAGGTTGGTTGGATGATGCCAGTGGATCGCATTACAGTGCCACAGATTCTGTGAGGTACTTTAATGATTTTAACTACATTTATAAATTGTGTGTTACATTTTGCTCTAGATTATATTGGGTCTAGGGCTTCTTGTAGAACCCTGCAAGAGTTCAATAGACTACAGTGTGAAGTCTCTGTGGCATTATCAGCAAACAAAATATCCAgtcgaaaaaaaaaaatgctgactGTCCTGATTGTCTGGTGTCACTGAAGTGGATTTGTTGAATATCAACTTCTTATGCAAGTAGATTTGATTACATTGCCTTCTTTCTGGCTCTTGTGTCTCCCCCAAGCAGGTTCAACGCACTACAGCAAACTAGTGGCTGTGTACATCACTGCTTGCTGTCCTCATCAGTGACGCATGTCAGAGGCTGGACGAAGGACAAGCTTTTTCATGTCTAAAAGCAACCTTGTTTGCCAGGCAGAATAAATAACATTTGTGCAATTAGGCCAAAACAGTTAATGTGTCAGTTAATGATTAATATTCTTTTAAAGTAACACACCTCTCAACTTCACTGACCAAAGGTTTTCTTTATTTAGAAATGGTTGCTTTTTGTAATGAATTGGGAATGTAGAGCTGAAAGTGGGCCACCACTAAAGCAACTTCAGTGCACCGTGGTGTAGATTCTACAGGTCTCTGGAACTGTACTGGATGAATCAGTTGGTTTTCAGACATTGTCAGTCTAAAATCTACCTTATAAGTTGACCTTGGTAGATATCTGGAGACTGCAGCCATACTGTATGATTTCCATAATTTTTCTCCATCATTTTCTCCTCAAAACATTCCATAACCCCCTGTGGATGATGACACTATTACCCAATCACAAAGAGACCACCCAAAAGTGCCAAAGCAATGTTCCTCCATTAGATAACAGTGATCAACGAAAATGACTGTGTATTGATTTGCAGTGACCTTTTTAAGCGAAGACCTTTCTCTCACTATTGGGATCAACTATTCAGGTCTGTACTGTTCTCTTGCAGCATGGCATGTTTACTGATGTCTTATGCATAGATCTAAATGCAGAGGTCACTTTAGTCATTGTTTCTTATTAAAACACTTGTCATCAGCCCTTTAAGCCTGCCTGGGCATATCTGTGTGCTTTTAACTATACCTTGATGGTATGTAACAATCAGTGTCTGTCAGCCACATGGATTTATTTGCGTCACCAAAGCGCCACTTTGGGGGTGAATGCTTATATGAAAGGAATTAACTTATTGTACAGAGATCAAATCAACGATAGACAattctggagtggtggtgcactgttctgttaaataaaataataggaACATTTATGGTATTGGTCCATTAGATCTGAAACCATTAACTGTAACATTTGCAGTACAGCTCTATAATCACCCTGTATGTAAATCATATATGATTCTTGACCTAATATATAAGTAATGACTGTAAAGTAATAAGGTATAGTGTCAAATTTAATTCTGTTAAGCTGTGATTAACATAAAACACCTGCATGTAAATTTGTAATGTATGTAAACATTTGTATTGCATGTAATCAACAAAAGGTTTGTAGGGAAAAGTGTAAATTGATGTGACTTACATCAATTAAActgcagagaagaaaaatgGATCATGTGTGCATGCTAAACGTGTCAGTTGAGGAGTGTGAACTGATCAGATGAATGTTGGATGTaggttaaaataaaacaaaatgtttaaacTAAAATCAGATTTTGCCCATTTTACCTGCTTTGTGAACATAGCCTTATAGTACAGAGTACAAAGTTCTCGAGCAAGGCAAACCGTGCAATAGCCAAGGCCTAAAGTAAGCTACTTTCGAATCTTCCACATATTTCTGTTTCAAGGCACATATTCTGATGTGTCTGAACCCCACGGTCAAAACATGTTAACCCAGactcagaaaacacacaaaataataGGCTCATATGGGAACTAATTGTTTAACAAATGCAACCAAGATTATTAGCATTGCAAGCAGAAACAGGAAACATTAAAATGTTTGGGAACAATATGGTTAATTATGAAAGTAATGTGTTGTGACAATGGCATGAAATTAATCTATCCCTTGAGGAACAACGGATTCAGTATGATTGTCTACCCAATTACCTCACTGTAGGAACTACTGCTGCAATGAAATATATAAATCAGGCCACCCTGCCACAAATCATCCTTTACCTTCTGTGTGGTAAGAGTCTGTGTGGTAAGTGGACATAGGAAATGATTTGCATATAACTGGTTAGTAAAAAATTGTATTGTATGATTGAAGTAGCGTCCAATGAATTTTGAATGAGTTTGGAACTGTTAGAAACTGTTGAGGAGCCTCTTCATGTGCTTTAAGGAAACTTCAAGAaatctttttattatataaaaattcTGAAAGGTTCTTAAAGCACCTTCCAACTGAAACACATCAAAGGGTCCTCGAGGATCTTGTGTAGAACTTTTCTTGGTTACTTTTATCTTTGAACTGATGCTAAATTAACAGGGTTGACCTTGGTTTCTTGTTTTCTTGGTGGTCAGTGTCAGATTTAAGTGTGTTAGGCCAGAACTGTGAAATATGAAATGCATGTAGATGAAGGCTGAGATTTATTCATTTGGAAATTGGTAATATAAATTTCTAGCTTGAAATTTGGATTAACGGCCATCAGGGTCTTGCATGCTGTTGGtctgtttattaaaatgaaactTCATGTATTCTGGTCCTGCAACAAGTGTTTCTTTCTGAATTACAGGCTTCTCAGTACTTACAGCACTCCAAAGCATTTGGCGCTATGCAAAATCAGAGCGAGCTCCCAGGCAACATGACCTCCAGCAAAAACGTGTCCATCATTGTGAAGGTATGCGTGGTCATCCCGTTCTTCTGTGTCTTCCTCTACTGCATcctcctgatgttgcacacctTCGCCTCTCACAGGCAGTTCTTCGACAGCTCCCGCTACATCCTGTTCGCTTACATGCTGGTCAACGACACTCTGCAGTTGCTCTCCTCTGTGCTGCTCTTCCTCTTTGTGATGGGCAGTGTGAACTTCGCCATCGTCTTCTGTGCCCCTTTGCTGTTCCTGTCCACTGCCACCTTTCAGAATGGCCCGCTCATCTTGGCAGCCATGTCCCTGGAGCGCTACGTGGCCATCTTCTACCCGCTGCAGCGACCCGTCTCCTGGAGGCCTGAGAGGATCTGGGTGATCATCCTGAGCCTGTGGCTCGTCAGCTGCATCCTGCCCACAGTGGACTTCATCCTGTTGCGACCCAAGGCGAACATCGACGTCCTCTCCACCCCGGTGATCTGCAAGACTGCGGTCCTCAACTCTTCGCCCATTCAGACTCTGTTCAAGGTGGTCATGAATGGGCTATTCTTTGCCCTGGTGGCAGTCGTCATCCTGTTTACGTACATCCGCATCCTTCTGGAGACACGCAAGATGCGGCAGGACCGCGTGTCTGTCATCAAGGCCCTGCACACAGTGGTGCTGCACGGCTTCCAGCTGCTGCTGAGCGTAATGGTCTTTACCTTCCCCATTACGGAGAACCTGATCGTGCTGCAAGCCACCTGGCTGCAGGAACACATGGCGTTCTTGAACTACTTCTGCTTCGTTCTGTTGCCGCGCTTTCTCAGCCCCCTCATTTACGGCCTCAGAGACGAGAGCCTTAGGAATCACATGAAAAGAGCCATGCCCTGCTGCAGGGAGCGCATTAGTccacataaaacataaaaaagaaggTGAAATTGGCCTTCTTTGTTCATGTAAATAAGAGAACCGGCTTGTACTGTAAAGTTTTATTCATGTTGTACAAAAATACTGTGTGATATAAAAGTGTGGTGTCATAATATAATCATTAATAGTGGGAATTAGGATCTGAAATGGAACTTCACTGAATTAAATGTACTGGAAAACAGAAAAATCATGCTTAACTTTATGTGGAGGTCAatgttttattccaagtaattttttCATCATGATATTTGGACACAACATAAagaaataacattaaaatggaGAGAAAATTGTAGTCGCCCATAATCACACCATTcatcaaaaaaaatatttagtaaaAGTTAAATCAGGTTCTTCACAACTGAGAAAATGCCTCTAGTTTTAAAAAGATGTTGTACAgccatgtgcaaaagtttgtgcacccctggtTTTCGAAAAGTGGAAATAAGTGAACAACTACAGAGGACGGTACATAGTTTGCGGtttatttgcataatttaacattttgtgacagaaataaaacataaaagagGCATCTACAAAGAGTGtggcacatttttattttattttgtattttccaATATGTTCACTTCAGCAAACACATCAAAACTGTTCTATAAAAAATAAGTCGAAAATGCTTTGCTCCCTGTGAAAGATGAGTTAAATCTTGGAattgtatgcaaatgtttgatCCCTGTACTTTTCAAAGGACTTTGCTTCCCCTAACTTCTGTCTAATCAGTACTGATAAGATCTTAGACTTTGAGATGCTTGTTAACTTTGGGCCTCTTCGTCTCACACCTCTTAGTCCTAAGCTTTAAGATGTGTTTGCACTTTATTTTATGCTTAAAAAGCTGTATCAATACAATTGAAAACAATAGAAGCTTCCTGTGCTGAGAGATGCTGCTGTATAGCCTACTGTGGTAGAACTTCcagcttcttcttcctcctATTGTACTGTATGTACTCCCCTTTACATCATGTCACTGAAGTAACTATTAAGACTTCTAAATATGGTTTTGGGTTACTCTGCCCACCCCTGGAGGATGGCTAAAGCCATTTGGTGGCAACAGATGTTTCTTTGAAGACCTGGAACTGGTGCCTTCAAACAAAAGCTCACCATGCCACTCCTCCACTTTCCCCCCTTCATTTAACCTGTAATTCCAGAGAGGGTAAAATACAGGGAAAGTTGATCATCTCTGACAGAGACTTAGGAAAACCTTTTAGAAAATACAGTGCACTTTCTGGAGtttctggagtgtgtgtgtgtgtgtgtgtgtatgtgtgtgtgtgcgtgcgtttTCTTGTCGTTTCTCACAGGCGTGTTTTTGGAAAGCTGAGCCACACATGAGCCTCGGCATTACTCACGTTCCCCCGGTTCTCAGTCTGCAGTGCGGGAGCGTGGGAGCAGCACAGAGAGCTGCAGAACCGCACTAAACTGAGAGAGAGGGGCTGAAAGGgaccttttttttattcataagcTCCTAAAAATGTCATCAGTGCCCGGCTTACGTGTGTTATCACTGTGGTTCCTGATCAGCGCTGCCGGCAGATCGCTCGGAGAGATGTACACCTCCATGATGAGCGTAAAGCAAGCGATTTTATCCGAAAGGCAGCTCGTCCCTTACTTGCAAACGTACATTGAGCACGAAACGCAAAGACTCGAGGACGTGAAGAGGTGAGTAAACGGAGTTTATTGCTTCACACGCTCATGAACTAAAATGTAGAAAAAGTTGAAGGGACgtgttttttcatcattttaaacGTTTAAACGAGGCAGCGAAGGAGAATTAATCGCTGATTTCATTGAGAAGAAACTGTGGCGAGTCCATTTCCAAATAAACCAGGCAATTACAATGATCTCATCAGTTTCTTTAGCAATGCTTCTTAattcccacccgttttccggAGAGTCCGGCTCCGCTCGGCACGATTGGTGGGCTCCTCGTGTGTAAGAACGGTTAGCTAATCCCGACGCAGGACGAGAGATACGTTCAGCCAATCATGTCGCGAAGGAGGCGGGGCTTGTCGAAATACGGGTGGGAAAGTAAACTTCACGGTTTGAACCGTGAGGGCTGGCCGATTCCAGATATTCAGATATTGCGGAGTCGACTCTTGCTCGGGATTCATGTGAAGAGTCAACTcaattaataaatgatgattTATGTAGCAAAGCAGTTTGAAAATGCTGAAAAGTCCAGCTCAGATTCTTAGCTGGTTTCACATGGTCTAAACTGGCCTCGGATGGTcagggtggttgaaaagctggtcattcaGGTGAAGACACCCTTTGCtggtgtatgtttttattcaaggtggATGAACAAGCTGGTCAGCATaaatcagcatgaccaagcaagTCGTCCAGCTGGTCATTCGTGGACCACTGTGATTATGCGGGGTCAACTAGCTTACACTATACTGGTCAAGGGGTAATTCCCAGAAACGTTGACCTGTCTTACTTTTCTCTTGTactaaaatgaaaataagtGTTTGGTTGTTATGTGAATAAATGTTTACAAGACCGTATGTTTCTCCAGGTTTTACTCAAAGGTTTCTGCATTTCACAATGAAGTACACACCGAATTAGCAAGTGCCCTTGCTAACCCACTAGTGGCATTCACACTCATCAAAAGACTGCAGTCCGAGTGGCTGAACCTAGTCTACAGCAATGAAGCTGTGGAAAACCTGCAAGGTACCCTTCAATAATCTCTGGCCTGTCCTGGGCTCTTGTTAACCTATCGCCTGCCACCCTCCCATCTCCAAGAACTCAGTCTTGTACCCCTTTCACTGATCATTTTTGTATTTCAGCTTTGAGGGTCACATACAGCAGGATGGAAAGCAGTTTGCCAAAGCTGGAGGACCTCCAGGGTGCAGCACAGGGGCTGATGAGGCTCCAGGATGTGTATTCTCTTCAAGTGGAGGGGCTGGTGAGAGGTCACTTCCAAAAGATCTCCAATGGAAACACAATTGACATCTACAAACCACCAGTATCCAACCCTCTTTCTGGGGACGACTGCTTCCTTGTTGGAAAGGTGGGCCACCGTGAAAGTCTGCTGACACTTGCCTGTTTGTTACTTTGTTGGTTTTGACTGACGGCCATCAGTTgtgacacacaacacacaactgCTAGTTTGCAGTGTTCTCGTGTAAATACACTGTCTGGTGTACATATATTAGGCTCTAATAGAGCCAGAAGTGGTACCAAAAGTTGAAATTAGTCAATTTTAAAGGTCAAAACTTAGTGTTATGCAATCTTTTATATTTCTTGCATCTGCAATATTTTTCCACATACATATCTGCACAATCCAGTATATTAccattttataaaatgtaaaaattgggGTACTTGGCCTTGTTATTGAGAGATATAAAGTTCATTCCCTGGTGCTGCCAGACGTCCAAGAGAGAATAAGTGGCCTAGCTCACTCTGGTTTGGTAGGATCCTCTCATTACTCCAGCATAAGGGTCTGTTAGTTATTGTAACAATAACAGTTAaagttctcctccaagcatat
The sequence above is drawn from the Salminus brasiliensis chromosome 11, fSalBra1.hap2, whole genome shotgun sequence genome and encodes:
- the or95a1 gene encoding odorant receptor 129-1 — encoded protein: MQNQSELPGNMTSSKNVSIIVKVCVVIPFFCVFLYCILLMLHTFASHRQFFDSSRYILFAYMLVNDTLQLLSSVLLFLFVMGSVNFAIVFCAPLLFLSTATFQNGPLILAAMSLERYVAIFYPLQRPVSWRPERIWVIILSLWLVSCILPTVDFILLRPKANIDVLSTPVICKTAVLNSSPIQTLFKVVMNGLFFALVAVVILFTYIRILLETRKMRQDRVSVIKALHTVVLHGFQLLLSVMVFTFPITENLIVLQATWLQEHMAFLNYFCFVLLPRFLSPLIYGLRDESLRNHMKRAMPCCRERISPHKT